One Fusarium falciforme chromosome 1, complete sequence genomic window carries:
- a CDS encoding RNB domain-containing protein, translated as MTFWSKVTNSNTRPQSTGSTEMDHFKSDTAGMTETDEAFNNEDVELAIVGTKTRTPGDLVEMKQPGSRTPLFGVYLGYFGSRHHFYTNTGKWVISLGFNALFTISKFVPADDLKPILALIPKDVTPDDFEELRREDKGPSREAGADLIQKMRAFTLEADKAYQASLNSLDRARSLVSDGKRTKYLSLFELADILLPQSLKKGKRFSPAALYAVHTALYRNDFIFRPLSPSADCHRRDHLFEIFPYQDLMMINRVSLMVRDYTMTRGRNLKPPTDEELAWTGFGSFVLKAREVVLANRQKRSWTPYGILAPSPGVTIETAEWSRKQLDFIRFLEWWASYDLFEDSSRFHADGSLILRALDLYDNATLDQRTAWTFLQELGMIPPWEIPSRYKVRFPGVKIEGGGGLQREVPARLEDSTRPDIAEGSRRQWTDDMVFCIDAPETMLIDDGVSLERTEKPDEFWIHVHTADPASGIKPNSELGKFLELIPENIYLPGHFQAMLPADISLDQSGDYKSESLVDQNSLAAGRPALTFSARVNEKGDLLDYKVEPGTLHKVTYLDPKDVSKFCNEPPPPPASDKSLAVGQLPDKAKTVPNRPMMSAEDLDEKSKEDLLTLYRLAEAIRGKRLEKGAWPSFLPGASVMVAFEDVPMSQTAGTKVLPPDPYIKIGYDSFNGASVVSNTMVLAGEIAARWCSDRKIPVPYRRDVHSKDNFEAIYNYATKELYPPLERGVQPSLAQRQQLSRLTGGVEMSTKPGPYFMLGLDMYAKATSPLRRFSDLVVHWQVHAALAHEREVKRRIDPEVDDLNGILPFTAETLPNTISLLHMREKMARTVSQGTKEWMLMALVRAWKFENTIPQRMRFKVESRWRQGVLGKLDLFDLDAIMTVDGIDKLMLVKDIKVGDQFDVELCDINVHSRQIFVKALKHNGQGQSQSQPAHSPAASAPDPTP; from the exons ATGACTTTTTGGTCCAAGGTGACCAACAGCAACACCCGTCCCCAGTCAACAGGCTCGACAGAGATGGATCACTTCAAGTCTGATACCGCCGGCATGACCGAGACAGACGAGGCTTTCAACAACGAGGATGTTGAACTTGCAATTGTCGGAACCAAGACCAGAACTCCTGGTGATCTCGTCGAGATGAA ACAACCTGGCTCTAGAACTCCCCTCTTTGGTGTTTACCTGGGATACTTCGGCAGTCGTCATCACTTCTACACAAACACGGGCAAATGGGTCATCAGTTTGGGATTTAATGCCCTCTTCACTATCTCCAAATTTGTCCCCGCTGATGATTTGAAGCCAATTCTGGCCTTGATCCCCAAGGATGTCACACCCGATGACTTTGAAGAACTCCGCAGGGAGGACAAGGGCCCTAGCCGTGAAGCCGGTGCTGACCTGATTCAAAAAATGCGGGCTTTCACTTTGGAAGCTGACAAGGCATATCAAGCCAGCCTCAATAGCCTGGATAGAGCAAGGTCTCTGGTGTCGGATGGCAAGCGGACCAAGTACCTGAGCCTATTCGAGCTCGCCGACATTCTCTTACCTCAGTCCCTTAAGAAAGGCAAACGATTTTCTCCCGCCGCTCTGTACGCCGTCCATACCGCCCTCTACCGGAACGATTTCATCTTCCGGCCTCTCAGCCCATCTGCGGATTGTCACCGACGAGATCATCTTTTCGAGATTTTCCCGTATCAAGATCTCATGATGATCAACCGCGTTTCACTCATGGTCCGCGACTATACCATGACAAGGGGCAGGAACTTGAAACCTCCCACTGATGAAGAACTCGCATGGACAGGGTTCGGTAGCTTTGTTCTCAAAGCAAGGGAAGTTGTTCTCGCCAATCGCCAGAAGCGATCCTGGACACCGTACGGGATCCTCGCCCCTTCGCCAGGGGTAACTATCGAGACAGCGGAATGGTCAAGGAAACAGCTGGATTTCATACGCTTCTTGGAGTGGTGGGCAAGCTACGACCTCTTTGAAGACTCGTCGCGCTTCCATGCAGATGGTTCTCTGATTCTCCGGGCACTTGACCTCTACGATAATGCCACTTTGGATCAGCGAACCGCCTGGACTTTTCTTCAAGAACTGGGCATGATTCCTCCATGGGAGATCCCGTCACGCTACAAGGTTCGATTCCCCGGCGTCAAGATCGAGGGTGGAGGCGGCCTCCAGAGAGAGGTCCCAGCCCGGCTAGAGGACTCGACACGGCCAGACATTGCAGAAGGCTCAAGGAGGCAGTGGACTGACGACATGGTCTTTTGCATCGACGCTCCTGAGACCATGCTCATCGACGATGGTGTCTCGCTAGAGCGTACAGAGAAACCAGACGAGTTCTGGATTCATGTGCATACAGCCGACCCAGCATCGGGAATCAAGCCAAACTCTGAGTTGGGCAAGTTCCTGGAGCTGATTCCAGAAAACATTTACCTTCCGGGACACTTCCAGGCCATGTTGCCGGCTGATATCAGTCTGGATCAGTCAGGAGATTACAAATCGGAAAGCCTTGTCGACCAGAACTCCTTGGCTGCCGGTCGACCAGCTCTCACCTTCAGCGCCAGAGTCAACGAAAAGGGGGATCTTCTCGACTACAAAGTCGAGCCAGGAACCCTTCACAAGGTCACATATTTGGATCCCAAGGACGTTTCCAAGTTTTGTAACGAACCTCCGCCTCCCCCAGCATCCGACAAGAGTCTTGCCGTTGGACAACTACCGGACAAGGCAAAGACGGTGCCAAACCGGCCCATGATGTCGGCAGAAGATCTGGAcgagaagagcaaggaaGACCTCCTGACGCTCTATCGCTTGGCTGAGGCGATCAGAGGAAAGCGCCTTGAGAAGGGAGCGTGGCCCTCGTTTCTGCCCGGCGCCTCTGTCATGGTTGCCTTTGAGGATGTACCAATGAGCCAAACTGCGGGGACAAAGGTCCTGCCCCCGGACCCATACATCAAGATCGGCTACGACTCGTTCAATGGCGCCTCGGTTGTTTCCAACACCATGGTTCTGGCTGGTGAGATCGCGGCTCGGTGGTGCTCTGACCGCAAGATCCCGGTCCCATACCGAAGAGATGTGCACTCGAAGGACAACTTTGAAGCTATCTATAACTACGCCACCAAGGAGCTATATCCTCCCCTCGAGAGGGGTGTGCAACCATCGCTGGCGCAGCGTCAGCAGCTCTCACGTCTCACAGGCGGCGTCGAGATGTCGACCAAGCCCGGGCCATACTTCATGCTAGGTCTAGACATGTACGCCAAAGCCACGTCGCCTCTCCGCCGCTTCTCAGACCTAGTAGTCCACTGGCAGGTTCACGCGGCGCTGGCACACGAGCGGGAGGTGAAGCGGCGGATTGATCCCGAGGTGGACGACCTGAACGGCATTCTCCCGTTCACGGCGGAGACTCTCcccaacaccatcagccTGCTACACATGCGGGAGAAGATGGCGCGGACCGTCTCGCAGGGCACCAAGGAGTGGATGCTCATGGCGCTCGTGCGGGCCTGGAAGTTTGAGAACACGATACCACAGCGGATGCGCTTCAAGGTCGAGTCCCGGTGGCGACAGGGCGTGCTAGGCAAGCTGGACCTGTTTGACCTGGATGCCATCATGACAGTAGACGGCATCGATAAGCTCATGCTCGTCAAGGATATCAAAGTGGGCGATCAGTTCGACGTTGAACTCTGCGACATCAACGTCCACTCCCGGCAGATCTTTGTCAAAGCGCTCAAGCACAACGGCCAGggtcagagccagagccagccGGCGCACTCCCCGGCCGCCTCGGCCCCGGACCCAACCCCGTGA
- a CDS encoding DUF1752 domain-containing protein has product MAVVLPSDDNDYFAASSLRRSHSQSNFMSSSAAFSSTSRLSDHYKSVSKSYATSNSSSAPSSPRTIHADSADLSYASTPATNLSIASDYDDPLGLSESPEDHFMFPTFGQEKLYVHPEIRPEIHHDDNLEPPPSPRTGDSYTVSPADHENSEESSNDTSRPDTPDQAEHAEDDTAVSSRPSRQVDYLSHEWKEEDIWSSWRYVVTRRGEFANSARLENASWRTWMKAKNNLKTISPESLNWLKDCDVTWLYGPLQSGQKALHSTQTEPSSVSLSKTDSFVNLSKKPILKKRSMSEVMLQRSLSTASLLKQATAAVKAQETRGILRPHLGRSTTDYLAYPFPARRLSGESSSVAPSTESSGITSPNSERKHIHFNEQVEQCIAVDVKGDDDEDVDTDRFGEDSDSDDGVMMKRMKTKKRPILRRKTIKAKPTEGKTIAMLPSTTLKYREDTPEPRETAMKHSRSPIMSPSSSQETLRPSKQSGKFFMCEDDDEDSFDDALLSSPSPGWSSPAEKTNGGLHRSISSGSLCEEPAGMRRTPSGMFMPYEEGEAASADGIFGRVIDTVNTARDIAHVIWNVGWRK; this is encoded by the exons ATGGCCGTCGTTCTACCCTCCGACGACAACGATTATTTCGCCGCGTCCTCCCTCAGGCGCTCGCACTCCCAGTCCAACTTCATGTCATCGTCTGCAGCTTTCTCTTCGACCTCTCGTCTTAGCGATCACTACAAATCCGTCTCCAAGTCATACGCCACTTCCAACTCATCCTCTgctccctcttctccccgTACTATCCACGCCGACTCCGCCGACCTTTCCTACGCATCCACTCCTGCAACCAATCTCTCCATTGCCTCAGATTACGACGACCCCCTTGGCCTTTCGGAATCGCCTGAAGACCACTTCATGTTTCCCACTTTTGGACAAGAAAAGCTTTATGTTCACCCTGAGATCCGCCCGGAAATTCACCATGACGACAACCTAGAGCCACCCCCCAGTCCTCGAACCGGTGATTCCTATACCGTCTCACCCGCGGACCATGAGAACTCGGAAGAGAGCTCCAACGATACATCAAGGCCCGACACTCCTGATCAAGCTGAGCATGCGGAGGATGACACAGCTGTCTCGAGCAGACCTTCTCGCCAAGTCGACTACCTATCCCATGAGTGGAAGGAGGAAGATATCTGGTCGTCATGGCGATACGTCGTGACGCGACGTGGAGAATTTGCCAACAGCGCGCGGTTAGAAAATGCTTCCTGGAGAACGTGGATGAAGGCCAAGAATAACCTCAAAACCATTTCTCCCGAGTCGCTCAATTG GCTCAAGGACTGCGATGTGACTTGGCTCTATGGCCCTCTGCAGTCGGGCCAAAAGGCCCTGCACTCTACTCAGACCGAGCCCTCCAGTGTGTCATTGTCCAAGACTGACTCATTTGTGAACCTTTCCAAGAAGCCAATCCTGAAGAAGCGGAGCATGTCTGAAGTGATGCTTCAGCGATCATTATCAACAGCTTCTCTGCTCAAGCAAGCCACAGCGGCTGTCAAGGCACAGGAGACTAGAGGAATCCTACGACCTCATCTCGGGCGTTCAACAACCGACTACCTGGCCTACCCATTCCCAGCGAGACGGTTAAGTGGGGAGAGCAGCAGCGTCGCTCCCTCGACTGAGTCATCTGGAATCACATCTCCCAACTCGGAGCGAAAGCACATTCACTTCAATGAACAAGTCGAGCAATGCATTGCTGTCGATGTtaagggcgacgacgatgaggacgtGGACACGGACCGCTTTGGAGAGGACAGCGACTCAGACGACGGTGTGATGATGAAGCGtatgaagacgaagaagcgACCAATCCTCAGACGCAAGACTATCAAGGCTAAGCCCACCGAGGGAAAGACGATTGCTATGCTGCCGTCGACCACACTCAAGTACCGGGAAGACACACCCGAACCACGAGAGACGGCTATGAAGCACTCTCGAAGCCCGATCATGTCCCCTTCATCTTCACAAGAGACACTTCGACCCTCGAAGCAGTCTGGCAAGTTCTTCATGtgtgaagatgatgacgaggacagcTTTGACGATGCGCTGCTCAGCAGCCCCAGCCCTGGCTGGTCATCACCCGCAGAGAAGACCAATGGCGGCCTTCACAGGTCGATCTCCTCTGGCAGCCTGTGCGAGGAACCTGCTGGCATGCGACGAACGCCTTCGGGCATGTTCATGCCATacgaggagggagaggcaGCATCAGCTGACGGCATCTTCGGCCGTGTTATCGACACAGTTAACACCGCTCGCGACATCGCCCACGTCATCTGGAACGTCGGCTGGAGGAAGTAA
- a CDS encoding TRNA (guanine(37)-N1)-methyltransferase: MDKNSQLRDMNLFRAPAARAAKTLDRSVFAKTLNAAAASISENRLLSKYRKELEKTQEVLFMERFNPILPDPDPSLASQGRKCIVLSPQIKPASPETWSPILQEASKLGELKVVPYDLEITYDFWNYFDVIKSILPEELHGEIPSGFNTVGHVAHLNIRDQYLPYKNIIAQVLLDKNPHIKTVINKTDNVGSENEFRTFAYEVLGGPDDMNVEVSEAGCTFRFDYSKVYWNSKLDTEHKRITSLFKPGEVVADVMAGIGPFAVPAGKKGVFVWANDKNPESHRYLEDAIRKNKVSEFVKPFNYDGHDFIRTSADLVLEASKRGDCAVIKPPRPPRKSTAPPPEPVRVPVPPTISHFVMNLPASAIEFLHNYRGLYHGHEDLFEPHTEIKLPIVHVHCFSAKTDDDTPLKDICERIHKEIGVMLKPGDAEKEGEVLIYDVRDVAPAKRMFCASFRLPREVAFAARA; encoded by the exons ATGGAT AAGAACTCGCAGCTGAGAGACATGAACCTGTTCAGAGCCCCCGCCGCACGCGCGGCAAAGACGCTAGACAGGTCAGTCTTTGCAAAGACGCTCAACGCAGCCGCCGCGTCCATCTCGGAGAACCGTCTGCTCTCCAAGTATCGCAAGGAGCTTGAAAAGACCCAAGAGGTCTTGTTCATGGAGAGGTTCAACCCTATCCTGCCTGATCCGGATCCGTCGCTTGCTTCTCAGGGGAGAAAGTGCATTGTGCTGTCTCCTCAGATCAAGCCTGCCT CGCCAGAGACGTGGAGTCCGATTCTTCAAGAAGCATCTAAGCTTGGAGAGCTGAAGGTTGTTCCGTACGATCTTGAGATTACCTATGATTTCTGGAATTACT TTGATGTAATAAAGTCTATCCTCCCAGAAGAACTTCACGGCGAGATTCCAAGTGGTTTTAACACGGTAGGACATGTTG CCCATCTCAACATCCGGGACCAGTACCTACCGTACAAGAACATCATCGCCCAGGTACTTCTGGATAAGAATCCTCATATCAAGACCGTCATCAACAAGACCGATAATGTCGGCTCGGAGAATGAGTTTCGGACCTTTGCCTACGAGGTCCTTGGCGGGCCCGACGACATGAACGTCGAGGTGAGCGAGGCTGGCTGTACCTTCAGGTTCGACTACTCCAAGGTATACTGGAACAGCAAGCTTGATACAGAGCACAAGAGAATCACAAGCTTGTTCAAGCCTGGTGAGGTTGTGGCAGATGTCATGGCCGGTATTGGACCGTTCGCTGTGCCCGCTGGCAAGAAGGGTGTCTTCGTCTGGGCCAACGACAAGAACCCCGAGAGTCATCGCTATCTCGAGGATGCGATCCGGAAGAACAAG GTCTCGGAATTCGTCAAGCCCTTCAACTATGACGGGCATGACTTCATCCGCACGTCCGCGGACCTGGTCCTTGAGGCATCCAAACGAGGTGATTGTGCCGTCATCAAGCCACCGAGGCCACCAAGGAAGTCTACAGCGCCGCCCCCGGAGCCAGTCCGGGTGCCCGTGCCTCCGACCATTTCCCATTTCGTCATGAACCTCCCGGCGTCGGCCATCGAGTTCCTCCACAACTACCGTGGCCTGTACCACGGCCACGAGGACCTCTTTGAGCCGCACACTGAGATCAAGCTCCCCATTGTCCACGTCCACTGTTTCTCGGCCAAGACGGACGACGACACGCCGCTCAAGGACATTTGTGAGCGGATACACAAGGAAATCGGCGTCATGCTCAAGCCGGGCGATGCTGAGAAAGAAGGTGAGGTGCTTATCTACGACGTCCGCGACGTCGCGCCTGCGAAACGCATGTTTTGCGCCTCGTTCCGGCTGCCGCGCGAGGTGGCCTTTGCCGCCAGGGCCTAG
- a CDS encoding Fe2OG dioxygenase domain-containing protein, translating into MSKKRTLDAFFSPVVKKPRNETNVNSEQTVEEATYSKHRHYPYPIKNLPTSISNELVTLPARPGREINDQPDLDLLYFEPFIPGHVSRKLFEFLRAELPFYRVEYKIKRGGIETQIRTPRWTTVFGIDETSKFNDKGEPIDTSTGSRASDKRYDRYPPRPIPGCLDELRRRTEAATGCQYNFCLVNYYASGADSISFHSDDEQFLGRDPAIASFSLGARRDFLMKHKPPRPDTPPQVSKPLKLPLGSGDMVLMRGRTQSNWLHSIPKRTGKNEQDGGRINITFRRAMVKGGTENYYNYNVGTGPVYRWNGESREMLVWKP; encoded by the exons ATGTCAAAGAAACGAACCCTTGATGCCTTCTTCAGCCCTGTAGTCAAGAAGCCCCGGAATGAGACCAATGTCAACAGTGAGCAGACTGTCGAAGAA GCTACTTATTCAAAACACCGGCACTATCCTTATCCCATCAAAAACTTGCCAACTTCTATTAGCAACGAGCTGGTCACTCTGCCAGCTCGACCCGGACGGGAGATCAATGACCAGCCCGACCTGGACCTACTATACTTTGAGCCGTTTATCCCGGGTCATGTTTCTAGGAAACTGTTTGAGTTCCTCCGCGCAGAACTGCCGTTTTACAGAGTTGAATACAAGATTAAGCGCGGTGGCATAGAGACTCAAATCCGAACTCCAAG ATGGACAACAGTCTTTGGCATCGACGAAACATCAAAGTTCAACGACAAGGGTGAGCCAATCGACACCAGCACCGGCTCCAGAGCGTCGGACAAGCGATATGACAGGTATCCGCCCCGGCCCATACCGGGATGCCTCGATGAGCTTCGCCGCCGCACCGAGGCGGCCACGGGCTGCCAGTACAACTTTTGTCTCGTCAACTACTACGCCTCGGGCGCGGACAGCATCAGCTTCCACAGTGATGACGAGCAGTTCCTGGGCCGCGACCCCGCCATTGCCTCCTTTTCTCTCGGAGCCCGTCGAGACTTTCTCATGAAGCACAAGCCGCCGCGTCCAGACACCCCTCCTCAGGTGTCGAAACCCCTGAAGCTACCTCTAGGCAGTGGTgacatggtgttgatgagagGCAGGACGCAGTCTAACTGGTTGCACTCGATCCCGAAACGGACGGGCAAGAATGAACAGGACGGAGGGAGGATTAATATCACCTTTCGGAGAGCCATGGTCAAAGGTGGAACAGAAAATTACTACAACTACAATGTGGGAACAGGACCAGTGTACAGATGGAATGGGGAATCTCGTGAGATGCTGGTATGGAAACCATGA
- a CDS encoding Ditrans,polycis-polyprenyl diphosphate synthase ((2E,6E)-farnesyldiphosphate specific) has protein sequence MPMMTARDRQAYRADDQKDHTLLSEQERQRMLKAYLPTPNDPPPAISASSRTQRRSRLGLRRFVLNQIHILIFAVMHGIFSLYIKTRQMWNVVCYQTSSVLKYHHGTPQYIKKDVMALKKMPKHLSVILKLEENHRTKADLDRLLDEVAEIATWCACAEIPMFSVYEKTGILKKHMPRVYDAVSQKFTFYFGPEHPSLTVTSPHKEDFPTTLGESPKSHLRLHLISQQDGRESMVDLTRTLAEMSQKGKLSPRDISMELIDAELSEGIMAEPDLLITFGPYLELSGYPPWQIRLTEIFCLQDNERVGYQVFLKALQHYGGAQMRRGK, from the exons ATGCCCATGATGACCGCCCGCGATCGCCAGGCCTACAGGGCCGACGATCAGAAGGACCACACGCTATTGTCCGAGCAGGAGAGGCAGAGGATGCTCAAG GCCTATCTCCCAACGCCCAACGATCCCCCGCCTGCTATCTCTGCCAGTTCGCGAACACAGCGCAGGTCTCGGTTAGGACTCCGTCGCTTTGTCTTAAACCAAATCcacatcctcatctttgccgTCATGCACGGAATCTTCTCCCTCTACATCAAGACCCGGCAGATGTGGAATGTGGTCTGCTACCAGACCTCGTCCGTTCTCAAGTACCACCACGGCACGCCCCAGTATATCAAGAAGGACGTCATGGCACTCAAGAAGATGCCTAAGCATCTGAGTGTGATTCTCAAGTTGGAGGAGAACCATCGGACAAAGGCCGATCTCGACCGACTTCTTGATGAAGTGGCCGAGATTGCGACATGGTGCGCATGTGCTGAGATTCCCATGTTCTCGGTCTATGAGAAGACAG GAATCCTCAAGAAGCACATGCCCCGAGTATATGACGCCGTCAGCCAAAAGTTCACCTTCTACTTTGGCCCTGAGCACCCCAGCCTCACTGTTACGTCACCTCACAAGGAAGACTTCCCGACTACTCTTGGCGAGAGCCCCAAGTCGCATCTGCGACTACACCTCATCTCGCAGCAGGATGGACGCGAGTCCATGGTCGATCTCACCCGTACCCTGGCCGAGATGTCCCAGAAAGGAAAGCTCTCCCCAAGGGACATCTCGATGGAGCTGATCGACGCCGAGCTGTCCGAGGGCATCATGGCTGAGCCGGATCTTCTAATCACCTTTGGGCCTTACCTCGAGCTCTCAGGCTACCCTCCCTGGCAGATCAGGTTGACCGAGATCTTCTGTCTACAGGATAACGAGAGGGTCGGTTACCAGGTGTTCCTCAAGGCCCTGCAACATTACGGCGGAGCCCAGATGCGCCGCGGTAAATAG
- a CDS encoding TRNA-dihydrouridine(47) synthase [NAD(P)(+)]: MSIGGDTGVSPHPLKIFDVTRKQDRFLYALAPMVRYGKLAFRQTVHKYGVDLCWTPMVLAKEFNRNSFARDSDLTISSKPNQPATIVQFGANVPLELARASALVAPDVQGVDLNCGCPQSWACAEKLGAALMNHRELVRDMVVETRQRLASDGWGVGLEADMENPKGRSVSVKIRIHKDLRQTMDFLDTVIGHPQNRLVDWVTIHPRTRSTPSTVPIRTEALEILTAKYAGTLPILLSGDVFDLNRLPFQPTITTNNDAPLLSLDKLVLNDTNSAVNLPKPSNTHLSGFMSARGLLANPAMFAGHAACPWEAIETFMCNVARAPLPFKLVQHHIIEMTAPGMGPDKSCLLDKKERAELMKLTNTCEIMDFLDDKIDEKTGRTDGLRRDL; encoded by the exons ATGTCTATAGGCGGCGATACGGGGGTCTCTCCCCA CCCCCTCAAGATATTCGATGTCACTCGGAAACAGGACCGTTTTTTATACGCCCTTGCGCCTATGGTGCGGTACGGAAAG CTCGCCTTCAGACAGACGGTTCACAAGTATGGCGTCGACCTATGCTGGACTCCCATGGTTCTGGCCAAGGAGTTCAACCGCAATAGCTTTGCTCGGGATAGCG ACTTGACCATCTCAAGCAAGCCCAACCAGCCTGCAACCATCGTGCAGTTCGGAGCTAACGTCCCCCTCGAGTTGGCTCGAGCATCTGCCCTCGTTGCGCCCGACGTCCAGGGCGTCGACCTCAACTGCGGGTGTCCACAGTCCTGGGCCTGCGCCGAGAAGCTAGGCGCCGCCCTGATGAACCATCGCGAGTTGGTCCGCGACATGGTCGTCGAGACTCGACAGCGCCTGGCCAGTGACGGATGGGGCGTTGGCCTCGAGGCTGATATGGAAAACCCCAAGGGCCGGAGCGTGAGTGTCAAGATCAGGATACATAAGGATCTGAG GCAGACCATGGACTTCCTCGACACCGTGATAGGGCATCCTCAGAACCGTCTAGTTGACTGGGTTACTATTCacccaaggacaagatcaacaCCATCCACCGTCCCAATCAGAACCGAGGCCCTCGAGATCCTGACGGCCAAGTATGCTGGCACGCTCCCGATCCTCCTGTCAGGAGATGTCTTTGACCTCAACAGGCTCCCTTTCCAGCCCacaatcaccaccaacaacgacGCTCCCTTGCTGTCCTTGGACAAGCTGGTCCTCAACGATACCAACTCGGCCGTCAACCTGCCAAAGCCGAGCAACACCCACCTCTCCGGCTTCATGTCCGCCCGCGGCCTGCTCGCCAACCCAGCCATGTTCGCCGGCCACGCGGCCTGCCCCTGGGAGGCTATCGAGACCTTCATGTGCAACGTTGCCCGCGCTCCCCTCCCCTTCAAACTGGTGCAGCACCACATCATCGAGATGACTGCCCCCGGGATGGGCCCTGACAAGTCGTGTCTCCTAGATAAAAAGGAGCGTGCAGAGCTCATGAAGCTGACGAATACATGCGAGATCATGGACTTTCTCGATGACAAAATTGATGAGAAGACAGGGAGAACTGATGGCCTCAGGCGGGACCTATGA